One window of Chloroflexota bacterium genomic DNA carries:
- a CDS encoding class I SAM-dependent methyltransferase: protein MNPTIRTYDHIASQFAERTWDIRLDRALDAFAHRLNANARVLDLGCGPGRDVARLRQRGFCVIGADLSMGMLGQARQRVGGALMCGDMRQIALPNASVDGVWLCASLLHLPREDAPGALAEMRRVMTTNRPLYIGVQMGEGEKWIEDEGARFFTYYQPDELIQILGSAGFDVIETWTTNDFSKKWINAIALAR from the coding sequence ATGAATCCAACGATTCGCACGTACGATCACATCGCGTCGCAATTTGCCGAACGCACCTGGGATATTCGCCTCGACCGCGCGTTGGACGCGTTCGCGCATCGGCTGAACGCGAATGCGCGTGTGCTCGATTTGGGATGCGGACCCGGACGCGATGTCGCGCGGTTGCGCCAACGCGGATTCTGCGTTATCGGCGCAGACCTTTCGATGGGGATGCTGGGACAAGCGCGGCAGCGCGTCGGTGGTGCGTTGATGTGCGGTGATATGCGGCAGATCGCGCTCCCCAACGCAAGTGTGGATGGGGTATGGCTGTGCGCGTCGCTGCTGCATTTGCCGCGTGAGGATGCGCCCGGCGCGCTCGCCGAGATGCGGCGCGTGATGACCACGAACCGTCCGCTCTATATCGGCGTGCAGATGGGCGAAGGCGAAAAATGGATTGAGGACGAGGGCGCGCGTTTCTTTACGTACTATCAACCCGACGAGTTGATCCAGATACTTGGCTCCGCCGGATTTGATGTGATCGAAACGTGGACGACGAACGATTTCTCGAAAAAGTGGATCAACGCGATTGCGTTGGCGAGATGA
- a CDS encoding efflux RND transporter periplasmic adaptor subunit, with translation MKLSKRAAILIAGAAIVALVVLIVLVMQANASRAANANAFDTAVVRRATLVATVNATGAISPLREAQLAFSATGPLAKLAVRQGDLVKAGQILAQLDSRALELQLAQAEANLVAAQAKFDQLKTPATADVAAAQSAVTSAQAALAQLQNPLPNDILAAKADLDKAGAAVARAQADYDRIGGASNPFIALTPQSLALQQATLDYQKAAALYNSKINPTESQLKQAQASLEQARANLARLTNPSANDLKGAQAVVDQARAARDLAQARIEDAIIRAPFDGLATRVDLDLGSFVPAGRAIIVVADISMLQVKLNIDETDIARVQTGQDVTIGLDAYPDVTLNARVSDVAATATTVQGVVNYVVTVSINPGNVPVKIGMTANANVVVARKEKVLLVPNRAVRASSSKRFVTIQKPDGTTQEVEVKLGMANDLETEVIGGLNEGQTVVVSFTQQNPFGGGPFGGTR, from the coding sequence ATGAAACTCTCCAAACGCGCCGCGATTCTCATTGCCGGCGCGGCGATTGTCGCCTTGGTCGTTTTGATTGTGCTGGTGATGCAAGCGAACGCATCGCGCGCGGCAAACGCCAACGCGTTCGATACGGCGGTCGTGCGCCGCGCCACACTCGTCGCGACGGTCAACGCGACCGGCGCGATCAGTCCTCTGCGCGAGGCACAACTCGCGTTTAGCGCGACGGGACCACTTGCGAAACTCGCCGTCAGGCAGGGCGATCTGGTGAAAGCCGGGCAGATTCTCGCGCAACTCGATTCTCGCGCGCTCGAATTGCAACTCGCGCAAGCCGAGGCGAACCTGGTCGCGGCGCAAGCGAAATTCGATCAGTTGAAAACTCCCGCGACTGCCGATGTCGCGGCGGCACAATCGGCGGTCACGTCTGCTCAAGCCGCGCTCGCGCAGTTGCAGAATCCATTGCCGAACGACATTCTCGCCGCGAAAGCGGACTTGGACAAAGCCGGCGCGGCAGTCGCACGCGCGCAAGCCGATTACGACCGCATTGGCGGCGCGAGCAATCCGTTCATCGCGCTCACACCGCAATCGCTCGCGCTCCAACAAGCGACGCTCGATTATCAAAAAGCGGCTGCGCTCTACAATTCGAAAATCAATCCAACCGAAAGCCAACTCAAGCAAGCGCAGGCATCGCTCGAACAGGCGCGCGCGAATCTCGCGCGGCTGACGAATCCGAGCGCGAACGATCTCAAGGGCGCGCAAGCCGTGGTGGACCAAGCGCGCGCGGCGCGCGATCTCGCGCAAGCGCGCATCGAAGACGCGATCATTCGCGCGCCGTTCGACGGCTTGGCGACGCGCGTAGACCTCGACCTGGGTTCGTTCGTGCCAGCCGGTCGCGCGATCATCGTCGTCGCGGATATTTCCATGCTGCAAGTGAAACTCAACATTGACGAGACCGATATCGCGCGCGTGCAAACCGGGCAAGACGTGACGATTGGCTTGGACGCGTATCCGGACGTGACGCTCAACGCGCGCGTGAGCGATGTCGCGGCGACGGCGACAACGGTGCAGGGCGTCGTGAATTACGTCGTCACGGTTTCGATCAATCCTGGGAACGTGCCAGTGAAGATCGGCATGACCGCGAATGCGAACGTCGTCGTCGCGCGCAAAGAAAAGGTGTTGCTCGTGCCCAACCGCGCGGTACGCGCGTCGAGTTCAAAACGTTTCGTGACGATTCAAAAACCGGACGGGACGACCCAGGAAGTCGAAGTGAAACTGGGGATGGCGAACGATCTCGAAACCGAGGTTATCGGCGGATTGAACGAAGGACAAACGGTCGTCGTGTCATTCACGCAACAAAATCCATTCGGCGGCGGTCCCTTCGGCGGGACGCGATGA
- a CDS encoding alpha/beta hydrolase: MPFVTVHDDNLFYAQSGAQGVPVLFVHGAGSNHLIWGNQLRAVGLSARACALDLPGHGRSTGAGRNTVAAYRDVILGVLDALGIERVVMVGHSMGGAITQTLALSHPDRVAGIALVGTGARLRVLPAILDGILNDFDHTARFVTANCFGATPDPVLLERSETEFRACPATVTHGDYTACNGFDVLARIAEIRAPTLAICGTEDKMTPPEYSDYFVAKIPGARRVLVERAGHSVMIEQPDAVSRALVEFVGQVSNLPK, translated from the coding sequence ATGCCATTCGTAACAGTGCACGACGACAATTTATTTTACGCGCAGAGCGGCGCGCAAGGCGTGCCGGTTCTTTTTGTACACGGCGCGGGAAGCAATCACTTGATTTGGGGCAACCAATTGCGCGCGGTCGGTTTGAGCGCACGCGCGTGCGCGCTCGATTTGCCGGGACACGGACGTTCGACCGGCGCGGGACGCAACACAGTCGCCGCGTATCGCGACGTAATCCTGGGTGTGCTCGACGCGCTCGGCATTGAGCGCGTGGTGATGGTCGGTCATTCGATGGGCGGCGCGATCACGCAAACGCTCGCACTTTCGCATCCCGACCGCGTTGCCGGCATCGCGCTCGTTGGCACTGGCGCGCGCTTGCGCGTGCTCCCCGCGATTCTCGATGGCATCCTCAACGATTTCGACCACACCGCGCGGTTCGTCACCGCGAATTGTTTTGGCGCGACTCCCGACCCGGTTTTACTCGAACGCTCCGAAACTGAATTTCGCGCATGCCCCGCGACGGTAACGCACGGCGATTATACCGCGTGCAATGGATTCGACGTGCTCGCGCGAATCGCCGAAATTCGCGCGCCCACGCTCGCGATTTGCGGCACCGAGGATAAGATGACGCCGCCCGAGTACTCGGACTATTTCGTCGCGAAGATTCCGGGCGCGCGTCGCGTGCTCGTCGAACGCGCCGGGCATTCCGTAATGATCGAACAACCAGACGCGGTAAGCCGCGCGCTCGTCGAGTTCGTAGGGCAAGTTTCCAATTTGCCAAAATAA
- a CDS encoding APC family permease, producing the protein MGEQPKSQNEEKEPAKLNPDLSVTQIKHGKRPGDVYVHKVRTHDRVFRRVGPGHFVATAESDVPTSGFEKGYRAFKRVLVGARLESSEEAHQRLNKLKALAVFGSDAISSSAYATEASLIVLVAAGNAALGISFYTAFAIAVILSIVAFSYRQTVYAYPHGGGSYNVSRENLGQLPGLIAAASLMIDYVLTVAVSIVAGSAAVLSALIASGYGDQIELIEALLPPFFNLNVLMSLFFIGLITLGNLRGIRESGSIFAVPTYLFIISLSMLLVIGIVKALTGNLAPTEAPPILAVKEPVTLWLILRAFSAGAVAMSGTEAISNGVPAFEKPESKNAATTLTVMATVLGIFFLGVSYLATHMGLVPGEETIISQIARAVFGTNVFYYIFQVATMGILVIAANTAFADFPRLASVLARDNFMPHQFLFRGDRLAFSTGIFALGTIAAFLVVVFKGTVDSLIHLYAVGVFLSFALSNSGMVVHWWRTRGANWQTSLAINSVGAVLTLIILVIVAITKFAEGAWIVILLIPLVVAGLEMIHRHYVRVADQLRIEPSQLPPATINQLVLVPIDDLNYASLRAIAFARTISRQPVIVHVSTNEERAEKVKHKIAKYAPDAKLIILDSPYRAFVRPLLKYIDAIHSQSEDAFVTIVLPEFITARWWEGFLHNRTASRLRDSFERHPNVAVVLVPYLLEK; encoded by the coding sequence ATGGGAGAGCAACCCAAGTCGCAGAACGAAGAAAAGGAACCGGCGAAACTCAATCCCGACCTGAGTGTGACGCAGATCAAACACGGCAAACGACCGGGCGATGTGTATGTGCACAAAGTCCGGACGCACGACCGCGTGTTTCGGCGCGTGGGACCGGGACATTTTGTGGCGACGGCGGAATCGGACGTGCCGACGAGCGGATTTGAAAAAGGATATCGCGCGTTCAAGCGCGTGTTGGTCGGTGCGCGCCTCGAATCCTCCGAAGAAGCGCATCAACGTCTGAACAAATTAAAGGCGCTCGCCGTATTCGGTTCGGACGCGATTTCGTCGTCCGCGTATGCGACCGAGGCGTCATTGATCGTCCTGGTCGCCGCGGGGAACGCGGCGCTCGGCATTTCGTTTTACACAGCGTTCGCGATTGCGGTCATTCTTTCGATTGTCGCGTTCTCGTACCGGCAAACCGTGTACGCGTATCCGCACGGCGGCGGTTCGTACAACGTTAGCCGCGAAAACCTGGGTCAGTTGCCGGGCTTGATTGCGGCGGCGTCGTTGATGATTGATTACGTGCTGACGGTCGCGGTCTCGATCGTGGCGGGTTCGGCGGCGGTGTTGTCCGCGCTGATTGCCTCTGGATACGGCGACCAAATCGAATTGATCGAAGCGCTCTTGCCGCCGTTCTTCAATCTAAACGTATTGATGAGTTTGTTCTTTATCGGCTTGATTACGCTGGGCAATCTGCGCGGCATTCGCGAATCGGGCAGTATCTTTGCCGTGCCGACCTATTTGTTCATCATCAGTTTGAGTATGCTGTTGGTCATCGGCATCGTCAAGGCGCTCACCGGTAATTTAGCGCCAACGGAAGCTCCGCCGATCCTCGCCGTGAAAGAACCGGTCACATTGTGGTTGATCCTGCGCGCGTTTTCTGCCGGCGCGGTGGCGATGAGCGGCACGGAAGCGATTTCGAATGGCGTGCCGGCATTCGAAAAACCGGAATCGAAAAACGCGGCGACGACGCTGACGGTGATGGCGACAGTGCTAGGAATTTTCTTTCTCGGCGTGTCGTACCTCGCGACGCACATGGGTTTGGTGCCGGGCGAAGAAACGATCATTTCGCAGATCGCGCGCGCGGTGTTTGGCACGAACGTTTTCTACTATATCTTTCAAGTTGCGACGATGGGCATTCTCGTGATCGCGGCGAACACTGCGTTCGCCGATTTTCCGCGCCTCGCGTCCGTGCTCGCGCGCGATAATTTTATGCCGCATCAATTCTTGTTTCGCGGAGATCGCCTCGCGTTCTCGACCGGCATTTTCGCATTGGGGACAATTGCCGCGTTCCTGGTTGTCGTTTTCAAGGGCACTGTGGATAGTTTGATTCACTTGTACGCCGTCGGCGTGTTCTTGTCGTTTGCCTTGTCGAACTCGGGCATGGTCGTGCATTGGTGGCGCACGCGCGGCGCAAACTGGCAAACGAGTCTCGCGATCAACAGCGTGGGCGCGGTATTGACACTGATCATTTTGGTGATCGTCGCAATCACCAAGTTCGCTGAAGGCGCGTGGATCGTCATCCTGTTGATTCCACTCGTCGTCGCCGGACTAGAGATGATTCATCGCCACTATGTGCGCGTCGCGGATCAATTGCGGATCGAGCCGAGCCAATTGCCGCCGGCGACGATCAATCAATTGGTACTCGTGCCGATTGACGATTTGAATTACGCGTCGTTGCGCGCGATCGCGTTCGCGCGCACGATCTCGCGCCAGCCGGTCATCGTCCACGTTTCGACGAACGAAGAACGCGCCGAAAAAGTCAAGCATAAAATCGCCAAGTATGCGCCCGACGCCAAGCTGATCATTCTCGACTCGCCGTATCGCGCGTTCGTGCGCCCATTACTCAAGTACATTGACGCGATTCACAGTCAAAGCGAAGATGCGTTCGTGACGATTGTCTTGCCCGAGTTTATCACCGCGCGGTGGTGGGAAGGATTTTTGCACAATCGGACCGCCTCGCGGTTGCGCGACTCGTTCGAGCGCCATCCAAATGTGGCGGTGGTGCTGGTACCGTACTTGCTGGAAAAATAA
- a CDS encoding proline dehydrogenase family protein, which yields MSLFRDLFLALSTNALIHKWVVGFPLSRRVSRRFVAGETLDEALAVVRKLGAQNMLVTFDQLGESVTQKSEARAAKDGYLRALDALAANQLSSHVSVKLTQMGLDLSPDLCLDHMRQIIRRAQEIGTLVTIDMEDGKHTQVTLNVFKTLREEFANVGIVIQSYLYRSEADMRALFEMGAHVRLCKGAYKEPADIAYPQKKDVDANYRKLAELFLRANGNSHGAYLALATHDEKIITWAKEFVAAHHVPRDHFEFQMLYGIRSDLQRQLAREGYTMRVYVPYGSHWYPYLMRRLAERPANAIFLLSNLFR from the coding sequence ATGTCTCTGTTTCGTGATCTCTTTCTCGCCTTGTCCACGAATGCGCTGATCCACAAATGGGTGGTCGGCTTTCCCTTGTCGCGCCGCGTCTCGCGGCGATTCGTCGCCGGGGAAACCTTGGACGAAGCGCTTGCCGTCGTCCGAAAACTGGGCGCGCAAAACATGCTCGTCACGTTCGATCAACTGGGCGAGAGTGTGACCCAGAAAAGCGAAGCGCGCGCGGCAAAGGATGGTTATCTGCGCGCGCTCGATGCGCTTGCCGCGAACCAGTTGTCGTCGCACGTCTCGGTCAAGTTGACGCAGATGGGTCTCGACCTCAGCCCCGATTTGTGTCTCGACCACATGCGCCAGATTATTCGCCGCGCGCAAGAAATCGGCACGCTCGTCACGATTGACATGGAGGATGGTAAGCACACCCAGGTCACGCTCAACGTGTTCAAAACCTTGCGCGAAGAGTTCGCCAACGTCGGCATCGTGATTCAAAGTTACTTGTATCGCAGCGAAGCCGATATGCGCGCGTTGTTTGAAATGGGCGCGCACGTGCGCTTGTGCAAAGGCGCGTACAAAGAGCCGGCAGACATCGCGTATCCGCAGAAAAAGGATGTGGACGCGAATTATCGCAAACTCGCGGAACTATTTTTGCGGGCGAACGGCAATTCGCATGGCGCGTATCTCGCGCTCGCGACGCACGACGAAAAGATCATCACCTGGGCAAAGGAGTTTGTCGCCGCGCATCACGTCCCGCGCGACCACTTTGAATTCCAGATGCTGTACGGCATTCGCTCCGATTTACAACGCCAACTCGCGCGCGAGGGGTACACGATGCGCGTGTACGTGCCGTACGGCTCGCACTGGTACCCGTACTTGATGCGCCGTCTCGCCGAACGACCGGCGAACGCGATTTTCTTGTTGAGCAATCTGTTTCGCTAA
- a CDS encoding CinA family nicotinamide mononucleotide deamidase-related protein has product MKAETISIGTELLLGEITDTNAVWIAERLAEVGVDIYFRTTVGDNVGRIVDALKHALTRADVVITTGGLGPTVDDMTREAVARATERELYLDENLLAQIRERFGKWGSTMSENNVRQAYIPRGATPVENPVGTAPCFIVEINGRFVISLPGVPREMKYLMETRVLPWLREKTGGEQTIVSRVLKTCAMGESLVDSKIADLETMSNPTVGLRAHPGQTDIVITAKAPTRAEAEKMIKEMETQVRERVGDAIYGIGEETVEEVVARLLAAKNWRVSIAETNTAGKIAERLRARPEGARILKSAMLLDNVTELTEQNAATIAEQFRNVTGADVAIAVLGTTGSAENMYGPETGKTAMAVATARETTRREFTVGGISDQAQAWIIIRALDLVRRAVLK; this is encoded by the coding sequence ATGAAAGCAGAAACTATTTCTATCGGCACGGAATTATTGCTGGGTGAAATCACTGATACGAACGCGGTGTGGATCGCGGAGCGTCTCGCCGAAGTCGGCGTAGACATCTATTTTCGCACGACGGTCGGCGATAACGTCGGGCGCATCGTGGACGCGCTCAAGCACGCGCTCACGCGCGCGGATGTCGTCATCACGACCGGCGGTCTCGGTCCGACGGTGGACGACATGACGCGCGAAGCGGTCGCGCGCGCGACTGAACGCGAATTGTATCTCGACGAAAATTTGCTCGCGCAAATTCGCGAGCGCTTCGGCAAGTGGGGTTCGACGATGAGTGAGAACAATGTGCGCCAAGCGTACATCCCGCGCGGCGCGACCCCCGTCGAAAATCCGGTCGGCACCGCGCCGTGCTTCATTGTCGAGATCAATGGACGATTCGTGATTTCGCTTCCCGGCGTGCCGCGCGAAATGAAGTATCTGATGGAAACGCGCGTGCTGCCGTGGCTGCGCGAAAAAACCGGCGGCGAGCAAACCATCGTCAGCCGCGTGCTCAAGACGTGCGCGATGGGCGAGAGTCTGGTGGATTCCAAGATCGCGGATCTCGAAACCATGTCGAATCCGACGGTCGGTCTGCGCGCGCATCCCGGTCAAACCGACATCGTCATCACCGCCAAAGCGCCGACGCGCGCCGAAGCGGAAAAGATGATCAAGGAAATGGAAACCCAGGTGCGCGAACGCGTCGGCGACGCGATCTATGGCATTGGCGAAGAAACGGTCGAGGAAGTGGTCGCCCGTTTGCTCGCGGCGAAAAATTGGCGCGTCTCGATTGCCGAAACGAACACGGCTGGGAAAATCGCGGAACGATTGCGCGCGCGTCCCGAAGGCGCGCGCATTTTGAAATCAGCCATGCTGCTCGACAACGTGACCGAACTGACCGAGCAGAACGCGGCGACGATTGCGGAGCAATTTCGCAACGTGACCGGCGCGGATGTCGCGATTGCCGTGCTCGGCACGACCGGCTCGGCGGAAAATATGTACGGTCCCGAAACCGGCAAAACGGCGATGGCGGTGGCGACCGCACGCGAGACGACCCGACGCGAGTTCACCGTCGGCGGCATCAGCGATCAGGCGCAAGCGTGGATCATCATCCGCGCGCTCGATCTCGTGCGCCGCGCGGTGTTGAAATAA
- a CDS encoding branched-chain amino acid transaminase encodes MADNPRFVWVDGKLVPWNDATVHITQMGIATVSLIYEGIRGYWNEAEHKTYVFQLDAHTRRLMQSARLVRMKPALAASEVSRGVLDLLRANQIAGDIYIRPFAFTEGLTFSVAASDVPRIVVTNQAWATRLKSGKVSHACVSSWARITDNVMPPRIKASSNYLNSRYASEEAKRNGYDVALFLNPNGKVAEAPGACLMIVRDGKLITPTVTSGILESITRATLIQLCHDVLNIEVIERELDRTELYIADEAFLCGTGMEITPIASVDRFMLGDGGIGSITQRVESLYHDLVRGIDKRYDEWRTVV; translated from the coding sequence GTGGCAGACAATCCCAGGTTTGTGTGGGTAGATGGCAAACTCGTACCGTGGAATGACGCCACGGTGCACATTACGCAAATGGGCATCGCGACGGTGTCGCTCATCTACGAAGGAATTCGCGGGTACTGGAACGAGGCGGAGCACAAGACGTACGTCTTTCAACTCGATGCGCACACGCGACGCTTGATGCAATCGGCGCGCTTGGTGCGGATGAAGCCCGCGCTCGCGGCGAGCGAGGTGAGCCGCGGTGTCCTGGATTTACTCCGCGCGAATCAAATCGCGGGCGACATTTATATTCGCCCGTTCGCGTTCACCGAAGGACTGACGTTCAGCGTTGCCGCATCCGACGTGCCCCGCATCGTCGTTACGAATCAAGCCTGGGCAACGCGACTCAAGAGCGGCAAGGTGTCGCACGCGTGCGTCAGTTCATGGGCGCGCATCACGGACAATGTGATGCCACCGCGCATCAAAGCATCATCGAACTATCTCAATTCGCGATACGCATCGGAAGAAGCCAAGCGCAATGGTTACGATGTCGCCTTGTTTCTGAATCCGAACGGCAAAGTCGCCGAAGCGCCGGGCGCGTGTTTGATGATCGTGCGCGACGGAAAACTCATCACGCCAACGGTGACGAGCGGCATTCTCGAAAGTATCACGCGCGCGACCTTGATTCAACTGTGTCACGACGTGTTGAACATCGAGGTGATCGAGCGCGAATTGGATCGCACCGAATTGTACATCGCGGACGAAGCGTTCTTGTGCGGCACCGGCATGGAGATCACGCCGATCGCCTCGGTGGATCGTTTCATGCTTGGCGATGGCGGTATCGGTTCGATTACACAGCGCGTCGAATCGTTGTACCACGATCTCGTGCGCGGGATTGATAAACGCTACGACGAGTGGCGCACAGTTGTGTGA
- a CDS encoding LysM peptidoglycan-binding domain-containing M23 family metallopeptidase, with amino-acid sequence MRLNVRLFALLVLSAFVFLGIPAQVDAAPPSAGPETYVVQSGDTLFAIALKFKTSIAEIKKLNGLGNNDIIVVGQKLLIPASDSPASAVIAATNTISYTVQPGDTLARIASRYGTGLRALAELNGIPNPNLLAEGQGIAIPSDPALVKPGLMMDPLHARQGGTIVIQVERPDLTVATGLLNSKPLKFTRAGGYYYALLGISRCAKLGEAPLTIVTTDANNKPTTDNLKLNVAATAFPVNAITLPPTGVSILQNTTLVNREAADLATIINQHTPTRLWRGAFRQPVYTAITENFGTRRSYNGGPVSACGHEGTDFRMSLGDPIYSDARGKVVFAALTQVRGNMVVVDHGLGVFSAYYHMSEIAVKVGQLVNAGALIGKAGSTGLSTGPHLHWSMWVNGEYVDPMEWTRRVIP; translated from the coding sequence ATGCGTTTGAATGTACGGCTGTTTGCGCTCCTCGTGTTGAGCGCGTTCGTTTTTCTTGGCATACCCGCACAGGTTGATGCCGCGCCGCCGTCTGCCGGACCAGAAACCTACGTGGTACAAAGTGGCGACACGCTCTTTGCGATCGCGCTCAAATTCAAAACCTCGATTGCCGAAATCAAGAAACTCAATGGACTCGGCAACAATGATATCATCGTCGTTGGACAAAAATTGCTCATCCCCGCGAGCGATAGCCCCGCGTCCGCGGTGATTGCCGCGACGAACACGATTTCGTACACGGTTCAGCCCGGCGACACACTCGCGCGCATTGCGTCGCGCTACGGCACCGGGCTACGCGCGCTCGCCGAACTGAACGGCATTCCGAATCCGAATCTACTTGCTGAAGGACAAGGCATCGCGATTCCCAGCGACCCTGCGCTCGTCAAGCCAGGGCTGATGATGGACCCGCTCCACGCGCGGCAAGGCGGCACGATTGTGATTCAAGTCGAGCGTCCCGACCTGACCGTCGCGACCGGGCTGTTGAACAGCAAGCCGCTCAAATTTACGCGCGCGGGCGGATATTATTACGCATTGCTCGGCATTTCGCGTTGCGCGAAACTTGGCGAGGCGCCGCTAACGATTGTCACGACCGATGCGAACAACAAGCCGACGACCGACAATCTCAAACTCAATGTCGCGGCGACCGCGTTTCCGGTGAACGCGATTACGTTGCCGCCGACTGGCGTGAGCATTTTGCAAAACACCACGCTCGTCAATCGCGAAGCGGCGGATCTCGCGACGATCATCAATCAGCACACGCCGACGCGTTTGTGGCGCGGCGCGTTTCGCCAACCGGTGTACACCGCGATCACCGAAAACTTTGGCACACGCCGTTCGTACAACGGCGGACCCGTGAGTGCGTGCGGACACGAAGGCACGGATTTCCGGATGTCGCTCGGCGATCCGATTTATTCGGATGCGCGCGGCAAGGTTGTGTTCGCCGCACTGACCCAGGTGCGCGGCAACATGGTCGTCGTAGATCATGGTCTCGGCGTGTTCAGCGCGTACTATCACATGTCCGAAATCGCGGTCAAGGTGGGACAACTCGTCAATGCTGGCGCGCTGATTGGCAAAGCCGGCAGCACCGGACTTTCGACGGGTCCGCATTTGCATTGGAGTATGTGGGTCAACGGCGAGTACGTTGACCCGATGGAATGGACGCGGCGCGTGATTCCGTAA